Proteins co-encoded in one Candidatus Poribacteria bacterium genomic window:
- a CDS encoding CDP-alcohol phosphatidyltransferase family protein has protein sequence MIANTITLCRLLLTFVVIVLFGMHQTLDIGLIATIAIIFALDGIDGYIARKRNETSKLGEVLDTAANRIIENTFWVYFATTGHLPLWMPIAVVSRGFITDSLQRFFGYPETGWAYALTRSRFSRALSGITKMLAFTSLAGTCFLKNPALAQGSLILATIAVGFCLLRGLPFFFIKNSAELVLASTAFYRRKKSNF, from the coding sequence ATGATTGCAAACACCATAACGCTTTGCCGCCTCTTGTTAACTTTCGTCGTTATTGTCCTATTTGGCATGCATCAAACACTGGATATCGGGTTGATTGCAACGATTGCGATTATCTTCGCGCTTGATGGCATTGATGGGTATATTGCCCGCAAACGTAACGAAACATCAAAACTCGGTGAAGTTCTTGATACTGCTGCAAACAGAATCATCGAAAACACCTTTTGGGTTTATTTTGCGACGACAGGACACCTTCCATTATGGATGCCTATTGCTGTCGTGTCAAGAGGGTTTATCACGGACAGTTTGCAACGGTTTTTTGGATACCCAGAAACCGGATGGGCATACGCACTCACACGCTCACGCTTCAGTCGTGCCCTTTCCGGTATCACCAAAATGTTAGCCTTCACGAGTCTTGCCGGCACATGTTTCTTGAAAAACCCGGCTTTGGCGCAAGGAAGTCTTATACTTGCTACCATCGCCGTTGGATTCTGTCTCCTCCGAGGGTTGCCATTCTTTTTTATTAAAAATTCGGCAGAACTTGTTTTAGCCAGTACCGCCTTTTATCGCCGCAAGAAAAGTAATTTTTAA